A single Sorex araneus isolate mSorAra2 chromosome 8, mSorAra2.pri, whole genome shotgun sequence DNA region contains:
- the NTN5 gene encoding netrin-5, giving the protein MPRILVLLPLLLGWAIADPCYHPGGRPRFCLPPVTQLAGLVVSCAQACSLSAEGRFGPQNPCNSSLTLQLGGTFLLNSVSLRFCSPGPPSLVLSAAWAPGGPWRALWRRPPWSGALGGPERVTFRAASSLKARVVASDLRLELGAPGGLLAARVRGRCQCHGHAARCAARTRPPRCRCRHHTTGPGCESCRPSHRDRPWRPATPQHPHPCLPCSCNQHARRCRFNSELFRLSGGQSGGVCERCRHHTAGRHCHYCQPGFWRDPGQPLTSRKACRACQCHPIGATGSTCNQTSGQCACKIGVTGATCSRCAPGFQQSRSPMMPCQRIPEAGTTTATPLGAYSSDPQCQLHCSRPASAVHMSLGRFCQQDYVLRAQVLGSVVAAGPAWRRLAVRVLTVYKQRAQAVRRGTQDAWVPRTDLTCGCLSLRPGTDYLLLGSAAGGPDLARLVLDHHSLALPWRPHWARPLRRLQQEERAGGCRRLRAPTAEPLA; this is encoded by the exons ATGCCCCGGATCTTGGTGCTCTTGCCGCTGCTTCTGGGCTGGGCCATCGCTGACCCCTGCTACCATCCAGGGGGTCGTCCCCGCTTCTGCCTCCCACCGGTGACCCAGCTGGCTGGCCTGGTGGTGTCCTGCGCCCAGGCCTGCTCCCTTTCTGCAGAGGGCCGCTTTGGCCCCCAGAACCCCTGTAATAGCAGTCTGACACTGCAGCTGGGGGGCACCTTTCTTCTGAACTCCGTCAGCCTGCGCTTCTgctccccaggaccccccagcCTGGTGCTGTCTGCAGCCTGGGCCCCGGGAGGCCCCTGGAGGGCTCTGTGGCGCAGACCCCCGTGGTCCGGAGCTCTGGGAGGCCCAGAGCGAGTGACCTTCCGAGCCGCTTCCAGCTTGAAAGCCCGCGTGGTGGCCAGTGATCTCCGCCTGGagctgggggccccaggggggCTGCTGGCAGCGAGAGTGAGGGGTCGCTGCCAGTGTCACGGCCACGCAGCCCGCTGTGCTGCCCGCACCCGGCCACCCCGCTGCCGCTGTCGCCACCACACCACGGGCCCCGGGTGCGAGAGCTGCCGTCCGTCTCATCGCGACCGGCCCTGGCGGCCTGCCacgccccagcacccccatccaTGCCTGC cctgctcctgcAACCAGCATGCCCGACGCTGCAGGTTCAACTCAGAGCTCTTCCGGCTGTCGGGGGGCCAGAGCGGGGGTGTCTGCGAGCGCTGTCGCCACCACACAGCAGGGCGCCACTGCCACTACTGCCAGCCTGGCTTCTGGAGGGACCCCGGGCAGCCACTCACCAGCCGCAAGGCCTGTCGGG CCTGCCAGTGCCATCCAATCGGGGCCACGGGCAGCACCTGCAACCAGACAAGTGGGCAGTGCGCCTGCAAAATCGGGGTCACCGGTGCCACCTGTAGCCGCTGCGCCCCTGGCTTCCAGCAGAGCCGTTCCCCGATGATGCCCTGCCAAA GAATCCCAGAGGCCGGGACCACCACTGCCACCCCACTGGGTGCTTACAGCTCTG ACCCTCAGTGCCAGCTGCACTGCAGCCGCCCAGCCAGCGCCGTGCACATGAGCCTTGGGCGGTTCTGCCAGCAGGACTACG TTCTCCGCGCACAGGTGCTGGGGTCTGTTGTGGCGGCAGGCCCCGCGTGGCGGCGGCTGGCAGTGCGTGTACTGACCGTGTACAAGCAGCGCGCCCAGGCCGTGCGCCGCGGCACCCAGGACGCCTGGGTGCCCCGGACCGATCTGACCTGCGGCTGCTTGAGCCTCCGGCCTGGCACTGACTACCTGCTGCTGGGCAGTGCAGCTGGCGGCCCCGACCTGGCGCGCCTTGTCTTGGACCACCACAGCCTCGCGCTGCCCTGGAGGCCACACTGGGCCCGGCCGCTTCGGCGGCTGCAGCAGGAGGAGCGCGCGGGGGGCTGCCGCAGACTGCGGGCTCCCACGGCCGAACCCCTGGCCTGA